The genomic DNA GTCGTACACGCAATTATGCACTTGGCTCTTCTCGATACCTAAACCACTCGAGGAGTTGCCCTGCGGGTCAAGATCGACCAACAAAACTTGCTTGCCCAACTCCCCTAATGCGGCGGAAAGGTTGATCGCAGTCGTGGATTTTCCAACGCCGCCCTTCTGATTGATGATGGCCATCACCTTTGTCTGACCGACCACATTTTTGACAGGCGCTTTATCTTTGATCGTCTTGATAGGAGTAGGAGGAACTTCTTGCTCTACCAAAGGCTTCACAGTCTCTCGTTCAACCACTTCAATATAGTCGATGATCAACTCGTCCTCTACGATCTCTTCTTTTTTATGTTGCTTGACAGTCTCTGCTGCTTTTTTGTCTCGTTTGAGACCATCGAATAGTCCCACAGGGACCCCCTTTCTTGACCGCGAACACAGTATACCTTGTTTAGTGTTTCACGTGAAACACTCGCCCAAAATGTTTCACGTGAAACATCGGGAGCCTGCTAGAACCAAAAGTGTTTCACGTGAAACAAATATAGAAACCGCGTTGGAAAATGAGGTAAACGGCGTGAGATCCGCATAGACCGCACGCTAGAAACCTGCCATATGCACGTAAGACCACATCTGTACAATACTAGATAGGAAAAAGGAGGTTGCTGATGAATACCACGCGGCGCCAATTGCTCGCCCAGCGGGCAGAAAACATGCGTAATCAAATGACCTATCCCGAGCGAAGGCTTTGGTTCTCGTTCTTACGAGAATATCCTACACCGTTCGTAGCTCAGAAAGTGATCGGATCGTACATTATTGATTCCTATTGCAGAAAGGCGCGTCTCAGCATTGAACTGGACGGTGATAGCCATTATACCGAAAACCAGAAGGAATACGACCGCGTTAGAACAACCTTTCTCGAAATGCTTGAGATCAAAGAGCTGAGATTCACTAATAACGAAGTAATGGAGAACCTCGAAGGCGTGTGCGAAGCGATCCACGCTGAAGTCCTCAAGCGTCGTAACGACGTTCACGGAAGCCTATTCCAAAAAATGAAGGACAAACATTAGACTCCGCTGGATCCGAATTCAATTCACTATCTGCGTTGTCTATGCGAGAACGCGGCGTTTGGCGTTTACTCTGGATCCGAGCTAAATGCGCGTAGGCTGCGTGTTAGAACTGAATGGAATCCGCGTAAGGTTAGCGCTAGATTCTAATGCAGAATGTTTCACGTGAAACATTCTGCATTAGAGCGGGCGTTTTTGCGCGAAGCCTGTTTTGCGCGGAAGCTTTACATGCGGGGTACCCGTTTTTTCGAAGCAAATGATGCGGCGGTGATTCTTGCCAAGCTCAACGATACGATCGGATACAAGCTTCATCGCCAAGCGGTTTTGCAACGATAAGGCATGCTCCATCTCTTCGTCGGATACATTGGCTTTATAGCAAATCAACCGCCCACCTTCCTGCAGCAACGGGCTGGCGAATTCCATGAGTATCGACAGCTGAGCAAGCGCCCGAGCGGTCACCGCGGCGAACGAGGCTGGTTCTTCACGAGCAAGGTCTTCGATTCGGCCGGTATACACATCAACGTTATCAAGACCTAACGTTTGCACCATCGAAGCGAGGATCGCGGTTTTCTTACCGACGGAATCAGCTAGAAGAGTAGAACGACCGCTCTCTATAGCCAGAGGAATACCCGGATAACCTGCCCCTGATCCAATATCGACCATTCGACCTTCCGGTGCTTCTCTCAATTCAGGCAGACCAACTAAAGAATCCTGCACGTGTAAAAGCATCCCTTCATCCCATGTCGAAATACGTGTGATGTTGGTGGTCTTATTGGCCTCGATAACCAACTCCAGATGGCGTTTCAAAAGATCCTCGCGCATGTTCACTCCTCTACAATTGAATGCCCTCAGTATAGAGGAATGTTTCACGTGAAACATTCAAATCACGACGTTTCAAATGTTTCACGTGAAACATTTGAGCGAAACACACCTCAGGTAAGAGTGTTTCACGTGAAACACTCATGACGCGAAACAGACTGAGGTTAGACCATTCTTCTATTGTTTCACGTGAAACATTTAGCGTAAGGACAAAGGAGAATCAGGTTTAAGGCGATTCGCTTTCGAAACACGAAGGGAGACGGGGGAGCCATCATCGAAAGTCTCGATTGAAAGGAACTTCTAATGTTTCACGTGAAACATTAGAAACAAAAACCCGCACCTTTCGATGCGGGCTTGCGGCTAAACTGAGACTTACAAGTTTAGCGAGGAAGAATCACCACATGACGGGCGCTGCCTTCGCCTTCAGATGCCGTCTCCACACGGTCGTCGTCGCGCAGGCAGATGTGCACGATACGACGCTCGTACGGCGTCATCGGACGAAGCTTGATGCTGCGGTTCTGGCTAGCTGCGCGGTTCGCGGAAGAACGGGCAATCGATTCGAGCTTCTCGCGCTGACGGCTCTTGTAACCTTCGACGTCCACGATGACCGGGTAACGGAACCCGATGGTGCGCACGGTAATCGCCGACACGAGGAACTGCAGAGCATCGAGCGTCTTGCCGTGACGGCCAATCAGCACCGCCAGATCGTCGCCCGTGATGTCGAGGATCAGCTCGCCTTCGTCGCCTTCGTACTCGTCGATGGTCACTTCGCCCACCTCGAAGTACTTGAGAATATCCTGGAGCGCTCCGATCGCCGTATCGGCAATGCGATCCAGATCCTCGTCGGTCAGTTCAGCGGGTTCCTCATCAAGAGGCTTCTCATCAACCAATTCTTCAGCCATGACAGACTCCTCAATGTTTCACGTGAAACAATCGCGGTTACTTGCGCTTCGTCGTATCCTTCTTGGTCGGACGGGGCTTCTTCTGCTTGCGGGTCACGTCCACCTCGATAGGCTTCACTTCGATGGTTTCAGCGGCCTCGGCGTCGCGCTTCTTCATGATGCGCATGGAGATCTGCTGCTGCGCAATGCCCATGAGGGAGGACGCGCCCCAGAACAGAAGCACGCCGGCGGGCGAGCTCCAGCTGATCCAGAGCATGAACACGCTCATCACAGCGGCCATGATCATGGTCTGCTTGCGCTGCGGGTTGTCCTTGTTTCCCATCTGCATGAGAACCATGGGCAAAAACGTGGCGCCCGCGAAGATCACCATAAGGATCAAATAGGGAACAAACGTTCCAAAACCAACGGCCAGAGCCTCAGAAGGCCTCATAACCAAGCTGGGAACCAGGTTATAGAACTCGTAGGTGGTGCCCGATGTGCGCGAACCCATCTCGCTGAGCACTTGAAACAACGCCATGAAGATAGGCATCTGCAGCAGCATGGGCAGACAGCCCGCCAGCGGGTTGAACTTCACCTCGGCGTAGAGCTTCTGCATCTCTTCCTGCAAGCGAGGCTGATCGTCAGCGTACTTGCGCTGCAGCTCCTGCATGAGCGGCTGCACCTTCTGCATCTGAAACGACGATTTCGTCTGCTTGTGCATCAAAGGTGAGATCAGAATACGGAAGATGACCGTCACGATGATGATGGCCAGGCCCCAGTCGCCGCAGAAGTCATAGAAGAAATGGATAATGTCGAATATCCAGTCCTTAAATACGTCCCACATGTTCAGTTGTTCCTTCCTCTATACCAAAGAAGCCCGCGCGACGACCTCAAGGAACAGGATCGTAGCCGTGCGAACCCCCCGGACGACAACGTAGCACACGCTTCACCGTGAGCTTGAGACCCCGGCAGAACCCGTAGCGCTGGAAGGCTATGAGCCCGTATTCGGAGCACGTCGGCGTGAAGCGGC from Eggerthella lenta DSM 2243 includes the following:
- a CDS encoding endonuclease domain-containing protein; this translates as MNTTRRQLLAQRAENMRNQMTYPERRLWFSFLREYPTPFVAQKVIGSYIIDSYCRKARLSIELDGDSHYTENQKEYDRVRTTFLEMLEIKELRFTNNEVMENLEGVCEAIHAEVLKRRNDVHGSLFQKMKDKH
- the rsmG gene encoding 16S rRNA (guanine(527)-N(7))-methyltransferase RsmG — translated: MREDLLKRHLELVIEANKTTNITRISTWDEGMLLHVQDSLVGLPELREAPEGRMVDIGSGAGYPGIPLAIESGRSTLLADSVGKKTAILASMVQTLGLDNVDVYTGRIEDLAREEPASFAAVTARALAQLSILMEFASPLLQEGGRLICYKANVSDEEMEHALSLQNRLAMKLVSDRIVELGKNHRRIICFEKTGTPHVKLPRKTGFAQKRPL
- a CDS encoding protein jag, encoding MAEELVDEKPLDEEPAELTDEDLDRIADTAIGALQDILKYFEVGEVTIDEYEGDEGELILDITGDDLAVLIGRHGKTLDALQFLVSAITVRTIGFRYPVIVDVEGYKSRQREKLESIARSSANRAASQNRSIKLRPMTPYERRIVHICLRDDDRVETASEGEGSARHVVILPR
- a CDS encoding YidC/Oxa1 family membrane protein insertase → MWDVFKDWIFDIIHFFYDFCGDWGLAIIIVTVIFRILISPLMHKQTKSSFQMQKVQPLMQELQRKYADDQPRLQEEMQKLYAEVKFNPLAGCLPMLLQMPIFMALFQVLSEMGSRTSGTTYEFYNLVPSLVMRPSEALAVGFGTFVPYLILMVIFAGATFLPMVLMQMGNKDNPQRKQTMIMAAVMSVFMLWISWSSPAGVLLFWGASSLMGIAQQQISMRIMKKRDAEAAETIEVKPIEVDVTRKQKKPRPTKKDTTKRK
- the yidD gene encoding membrane protein insertion efficiency factor YidD; amino-acid sequence: MKAFLKQVPCKVAVFLVTFYRAAISPLFPSCCRFTPTCSEYGLIAFQRYGFCRGLKLTVKRVLRCRPGGSHGYDPVP